The Actinomycetota bacterium region CGGGACAAGGTGGCCTGATGGTGGACGTGGCCGCACCCGAACTGGCGGTCCGCCGTCGCTCCGACGCCCGGAGGGAGTGGGTCCAGGAGGTGGCGTCGCTCTCCCGCCGCTGGTACCTGCAGCTCATCCGTGACCGGCTGAACCTGGTCTTCAGCCTCACCCAGCCGGCGTTTTGGCTGATCTTCTTCGGGGGCGCCATGGGGCGGGCGGTCGACACCGATGTGATCGGCACCACCAACTACGTCGGGTTCATGCTGGCCGGGATCATCGCCTTCACGGTGGTGACCAACGCCATGACCGGCGCCATGCCGCTGCTGTGGGACAAGGAGACCGGCTACCTGGACAAACTGCTCAGCATGCCGATGGCCCGCAGCTCGCTGATAGTCAGCCGGTTCCTTTTCCAGTTCGGGCTGGGGACCGCGCAGGTCCTGCTGGTTTTTGTCGTGGCGACGGCTACCTCGGTCGACATCGCAGCCGGGGTGGGCGGCGCCATCGTGATCCTGGTCGTCGCCGGCCTGCTCAGCATGGCGTTCAGCGCGGTGTTCACCGCCCTCGCCTTCCGGGTCCCCACCCACGGCACGTTCTTCGCCATCACCGGCTTCGTCACGCTGCCGCTGGTCTTCATGAGCAACGCCTTCGTTCCTATCGACGCCATGCCGGGCTGGATGGCGGTCTTCGCCCGGCTGAACCCGCTGAGCTACGCGGTCGACGCCATCCGGATCCTGATCCTCGACGGCTGGGCGCCCGGTGTGGCCGGCGCTATGACGATACTGGGGGTCTTCGCCGCGGCCTGCCTGGGCGTCGCCACCTTCGAGTTCCGCCGGCACACCGGGCTGCGGGTCGACTGAACTAGGGAACCTCTGCTACCCCGACCGACCCCGACCGGACCACTGCGTAGGCGAACGCGATGGCAAGAAGGACGAACACCGCGAACATCACGATTGTGTATAGCCGTGCGATGGCTGCAGCCGGGTTGCCGTG contains the following coding sequences:
- a CDS encoding ABC transporter permease, which translates into the protein MVDVAAPELAVRRRSDARREWVQEVASLSRRWYLQLIRDRLNLVFSLTQPAFWLIFFGGAMGRAVDTDVIGTTNYVGFMLAGIIAFTVVTNAMTGAMPLLWDKETGYLDKLLSMPMARSSLIVSRFLFQFGLGTAQVLLVFVVATATSVDIAAGVGGAIVILVVAGLLSMAFSAVFTALAFRVPTHGTFFAITGFVTLPLVFMSNAFVPIDAMPGWMAVFARLNPLSYAVDAIRILILDGWAPGVAGAMTILGVFAAACLGVATFEFRRHTGLRVD